One window of Chloroflexus aggregans DSM 9485 genomic DNA carries:
- a CDS encoding PP2C family protein-serine/threonine phosphatase, with translation MLLSLLSLQYDRIQALAEAWLAHGAQAFGVYANGRALAYWPAGQRLLAPDITAPIYQYGEVAGELRLTGLRDEAARRRLQAEANLIGYILQLEYELQCMTADLVASQDQQLALYRLTQAMRDLVTIRETLDTVIVEAKRMVKAQAGFATYVPTNGGEPLLVQSSEQRLSPESIWRLYWQLQTEDRPIVLNESDGDLRRPPGVRNLLLLPIRVRGMIMASIGLIDRSGDFGTPELKLGRAIAEQASAQIERILLYQEMIEQARLRSEMDLARRVQTDLLPRTLPDVPGLDLYAYSRPALQVGGDFFDFITAPNHPFIFTIGDVSGKGVSAALLMSMTRTALHSKAQFMPSPTPASVMRQSNKDLYNDFTRIGVFATVFVGQYEAERREIAYANAGHAPVIYRPRSGNAELLLADNTAIGILPVNHFQNRYLPLRPGDLLVVATDGFSDARNADDEMFGIERLLIAIDELAERSAREIADGLFSAIDRFSAGHPQDDDQTLIVLKGAEP, from the coding sequence ATGTTGCTCTCTCTACTCAGCCTGCAATACGATCGCATTCAAGCACTTGCCGAGGCGTGGTTAGCACATGGTGCGCAGGCGTTTGGCGTTTATGCGAATGGCAGGGCATTAGCGTATTGGCCGGCAGGGCAGCGGCTCTTGGCGCCCGACATCACGGCCCCCATTTACCAATACGGCGAGGTCGCCGGTGAGTTGCGGTTGACCGGTTTGCGCGATGAAGCTGCGCGTCGCCGGTTGCAAGCTGAAGCGAATCTGATCGGCTATATCTTGCAGCTTGAGTACGAATTGCAATGTATGACAGCCGATCTCGTCGCCAGTCAAGATCAACAGTTGGCGCTCTACCGGCTCACTCAAGCCATGCGTGATTTGGTGACAATCCGGGAGACGCTCGATACGGTCATTGTTGAAGCGAAGCGGATGGTAAAAGCACAGGCCGGGTTTGCAACGTATGTTCCGACCAATGGCGGCGAACCGTTGCTCGTACAGTCATCGGAGCAACGCTTGAGTCCGGAGAGTATTTGGCGGTTATATTGGCAACTACAAACCGAAGATCGCCCCATCGTACTGAATGAAAGTGATGGTGATCTGCGACGGCCACCCGGTGTGCGCAATCTCTTACTCCTTCCGATCCGGGTACGCGGTATGATCATGGCGAGCATCGGCCTGATCGATCGGAGTGGTGACTTTGGAACACCGGAATTGAAGTTGGGACGGGCGATTGCCGAGCAAGCCAGTGCTCAAATTGAGCGGATCTTGCTCTATCAGGAAATGATCGAGCAAGCGCGGCTGCGGAGCGAGATGGATCTGGCCCGTCGGGTGCAGACCGATCTCTTACCACGGACGTTGCCCGACGTACCCGGTCTTGACCTGTACGCCTATTCACGACCGGCGCTTCAGGTCGGTGGTGATTTCTTCGATTTCATAACCGCTCCCAATCACCCGTTCATTTTCACGATTGGTGACGTTAGTGGAAAAGGGGTTTCGGCGGCGCTGTTGATGTCAATGACGCGCACTGCGTTACACAGTAAAGCGCAGTTTATGCCTTCGCCGACACCGGCGTCGGTGATGCGACAGTCGAACAAGGACCTCTACAACGATTTTACCCGGATTGGTGTTTTTGCTACCGTTTTTGTTGGACAATACGAAGCCGAACGCCGAGAGATTGCATACGCTAACGCTGGCCACGCTCCGGTTATTTACCGTCCGCGCAGTGGTAACGCCGAACTATTGTTGGCCGACAACACTGCGATAGGCATTTTGCCGGTAAATCATTTTCAAAATCGTTATCTGCCGCTCAGGCCGGGTGATCTGCTTGTAGTTGCGACCGACGGCTTTAGTGATGCGCGCAATGCAGACGATGAAATGTTCGGGATTGAGCGTTTATTAATTGCAATTGATGAATTGGCCGAACGATCGGCGCGTGAGATTGCCGACGGCCTGTTCAGCGCTATCGATCGGTTTAGTGCCGGTCATCCGCAAGATGACGATCAGACCCTTATTGTTCTCAAAGGAGCGGAGCCGTGA
- a CDS encoding response regulator — MTTIMIVDDYIPSHRLMSFVLEQHGYTVVTAVDGEQALRRLEQFAVDLVVTDLTMPRMDGIELVRAIRADERYATLPIIMITASPKEQDEVKAAGVGVNAFLTKPFDSDDLVGEIERLMCQLSLKRSD; from the coding sequence ATGACGACGATCATGATCGTAGATGACTATATTCCAAGCCATCGGCTTATGAGTTTTGTCCTTGAACAGCATGGCTATACGGTGGTCACCGCTGTTGATGGTGAACAAGCGTTGCGTCGGCTTGAGCAGTTTGCGGTCGATCTCGTTGTAACCGATTTGACGATGCCGCGCATGGACGGGATCGAACTGGTACGTGCGATCCGTGCCGATGAGCGCTACGCTACATTGCCGATTATTATGATTACCGCAAGCCCGAAAGAACAGGATGAAGTGAAAGCAGCCGGTGTTGGGGTTAACGCTTTCTTAACCAAACCGTTCGATTCTGACGACTTGGTCGGCGAGATTGAGCGACTGATGTGTCAACTTTCGCTCAAACGATCCGATTAG
- a CDS encoding WecB/TagA/CpsF family glycosyltransferase, which translates to MRKLLVILGVPIDNLTMAEALDRCDEFIAVGRATGRLHQIATVNADFVVNALHDPELRRILQEADMATADGMPLVWASRLLGGPLPGRVTGADMVPALAERAAQRGYSIFFLGAREGVAAKAAAILQERYPGLRVAGVLSPPPSSVLEMDRSVVEAVKAAQPDILLVAFGNPKQEKWIRMYAHELRVPIAIGVGGTFDMIVGVTKRVPLWMQRSGLEWVYRLIQEPRRLWKRYVHDFVYFGYFFARQWWAMQRGRALSIVPVASPSASEQPPAPPTPTVPWPVLTVGVRLEAGNLEPFNQTAYQLLETSPYLILDLSVTQFLDSSALGALVALAKRARTQGGDLLLLNVQEPILRILDLLRLNRFFEQFPDLPSIEAWIAQQQQPAPTVPASDHGWAIIPAPRLFDATTAPTVLEQVSAALNKAARVVIDCSGTTFMASAGMATLVKLDRLAREQGGALRIAGCSPDVLRTLQLVKLDLVLAIFPDVRAATTAPVGNSHVAAEGA; encoded by the coding sequence ATGCGCAAACTTCTCGTCATTCTCGGTGTGCCGATTGATAACCTGACTATGGCTGAGGCGCTCGACCGCTGTGATGAATTTATCGCTGTAGGTCGCGCAACCGGTCGTCTTCACCAGATTGCGACGGTTAATGCCGATTTTGTCGTAAATGCCCTACACGATCCCGAATTACGGCGCATCCTGCAAGAGGCCGATATGGCCACAGCCGATGGGATGCCGTTGGTATGGGCCTCGCGGTTGCTCGGTGGGCCGTTGCCGGGGCGGGTAACCGGTGCCGATATGGTGCCGGCATTGGCCGAGCGGGCGGCGCAGCGTGGGTATTCCATCTTCTTCCTGGGTGCTCGCGAGGGAGTGGCAGCCAAGGCCGCGGCAATTTTACAAGAACGTTATCCCGGTTTGCGCGTGGCCGGTGTGCTCTCGCCACCGCCGAGTTCGGTATTGGAGATGGATCGTTCGGTGGTGGAAGCAGTCAAAGCGGCTCAGCCCGATATCCTGCTGGTCGCGTTTGGTAATCCCAAGCAAGAGAAATGGATCCGCATGTATGCACACGAGCTGCGGGTGCCGATTGCTATTGGGGTTGGCGGGACGTTTGACATGATCGTTGGCGTGACCAAACGGGTGCCGCTTTGGATGCAGCGTAGTGGTCTCGAATGGGTCTACCGGCTGATCCAAGAGCCGCGCCGACTGTGGAAACGTTACGTTCATGATTTTGTCTATTTCGGATACTTTTTTGCTCGTCAGTGGTGGGCGATGCAGCGTGGACGAGCGTTGAGCATAGTCCCGGTGGCGTCACCATCTGCATCAGAACAACCGCCCGCACCACCGACACCTACCGTACCGTGGCCGGTATTGACCGTGGGTGTACGGCTTGAGGCGGGTAATCTTGAGCCGTTTAACCAAACCGCATATCAATTACTCGAGACCAGTCCATACCTGATCCTCGATCTCAGCGTCACTCAGTTTCTCGACAGCTCGGCGCTCGGTGCGTTGGTTGCGCTTGCTAAACGCGCTCGCACCCAGGGTGGCGATCTCTTGTTACTCAATGTGCAGGAGCCAATTTTGCGCATTCTTGACTTGCTCCGCCTGAACCGTTTTTTCGAGCAGTTTCCCGATTTGCCGTCAATCGAAGCATGGATTGCCCAACAACAACAGCCGGCGCCCACCGTACCGGCTTCCGATCACGGTTGGGCGATCATTCCGGCGCCACGATTATTCGACGCCACAACCGCACCGACCGTGCTTGAACAGGTCAGTGCAGCTTTGAACAAAGCTGCGCGGGTAGTGATCGATTGCAGCGGTACGACGTTTATGGCCAGCGCCGGTATGGCTACGCTCGTGAAGCTCGACCGTCTCGCCCGTGAGCAAGGGGGTGCCTTACGGATTGCCGGTTGTTCTCCAGATGTTCTTCGCACGCTGCAATTGGTGAAACTCGATCTGGTGCTCGCCATTTTCCCTGATGTTCGCGCGGCTACCACTGCACCGGTAGGAAATTCGCATGTAGCTGCCGAAGGAGCTTAA
- a CDS encoding STAS domain-containing protein has translation MEMKPRTVGNVSILAIEGRFDANTAPPVQHWLEQATTAPGARVLVDLSETTFVDSTALATLVSAMKRCQQVQGEFALCGLRRPVLMIFELTRLDKAFNIFVDAEHALNVLNA, from the coding sequence ATGGAAATGAAGCCGCGAACCGTCGGCAATGTATCGATACTGGCGATAGAGGGCCGGTTTGACGCCAACACTGCGCCGCCGGTGCAACATTGGCTCGAACAGGCAACCACTGCCCCCGGAGCGCGGGTATTGGTTGATCTCTCAGAAACGACCTTTGTTGACTCAACCGCACTGGCGACCTTAGTCTCGGCGATGAAGCGGTGTCAGCAGGTGCAAGGTGAGTTTGCTCTGTGTGGTTTGCGTCGTCCGGTGCTCATGATTTTTGAACTGACACGGCTCGATAAAGCGTTTAACATCTTTGTTGATGCAGAACACGCGCTCAACGTTTTGAATGCATGA
- a CDS encoding flippase has protein sequence MSTEASTDSVPPPISGMRLARNASAMMAAQLLTWAMAFLVTIFQPRILGPLAIGQLSIALSIWMIAGVLITFGMDTFLMKAVARDPQHTGALIGTSMLVRVGLWAISCLVVFGYDLAVISADPTQTALIWIIGLMTLFSVLSGGLIAALNGLEQTHYVSLVTVISKVVLTVVSLALLFSGFDVIWIGWANVLAAFVAFLGDAFFLFRHHRPRWSVDLVAARQMLLDSKQYLVTALTLMVYQQVDRLFIALFASTEAVGWYGTAVNLFGTLMFFPVAIGTVIFPTLTRRFAAGQDHLRQAVRPIFNIMLALSMPIGLGLLALAEPIALLLYGEAFRPTGAVLAVMGLVLICTYLNTVLSQLLIAAERTAVLNIIMIAATVATLPLDFVLVPWTDQAFDNGALGGALAYTITELGILVAAIMALPKGTLGAQNWRVAVLTGVAGIGMVAAIWWLRATAFFLLGVPLGAVVYIGLVLAFRALPNEEMTLIKEALVKVLERLPFVRRRPGRVRVG, from the coding sequence GTGAGCACTGAGGCTTCGACCGACTCGGTTCCACCACCGATCAGCGGAATGCGCCTAGCTCGCAATGCGAGTGCAATGATGGCTGCCCAGTTACTGACATGGGCGATGGCATTCCTGGTAACGATTTTTCAGCCCCGCATCCTGGGACCGCTTGCGATTGGGCAGCTTTCGATTGCGCTCTCGATCTGGATGATTGCCGGCGTGCTGATCACGTTCGGGATGGATACGTTCCTGATGAAGGCCGTTGCGCGTGACCCGCAGCACACCGGTGCTTTGATCGGGACAAGTATGCTGGTGCGGGTTGGGTTGTGGGCCATTAGTTGTTTGGTGGTTTTTGGGTATGATCTGGCCGTGATTTCGGCTGATCCTACCCAAACGGCGCTGATCTGGATTATCGGTTTGATGACCCTCTTTTCCGTGCTCAGCGGCGGCTTGATTGCAGCACTTAATGGTCTCGAACAAACTCATTATGTTTCTTTAGTGACGGTGATCAGTAAGGTGGTGTTGACCGTCGTCAGCCTTGCTCTACTCTTTTCCGGGTTTGACGTGATCTGGATCGGCTGGGCCAACGTGTTAGCAGCCTTTGTTGCGTTTCTCGGCGATGCCTTCTTTCTCTTTCGCCATCACCGACCACGCTGGAGTGTTGATCTGGTCGCCGCACGTCAGATGTTACTTGACTCGAAGCAATATCTGGTGACGGCCTTGACCTTGATGGTTTACCAACAGGTGGACCGGCTATTTATCGCACTTTTTGCCTCAACAGAGGCGGTAGGATGGTATGGTACGGCGGTTAATCTCTTCGGTACGCTGATGTTTTTTCCGGTTGCCATCGGTACGGTAATCTTCCCTACGTTGACCCGACGTTTTGCCGCCGGTCAAGATCATTTGCGTCAAGCGGTTCGCCCAATCTTCAACATTATGCTGGCGCTGAGTATGCCGATCGGTCTGGGATTGTTGGCATTGGCCGAACCGATTGCGCTGCTCCTCTACGGCGAAGCGTTCCGGCCTACCGGCGCGGTGCTGGCCGTGATGGGTCTGGTGCTGATCTGTACGTACCTCAATACAGTGCTCAGCCAATTGCTGATCGCTGCCGAGCGCACGGCTGTGCTGAACATAATCATGATTGCAGCGACGGTAGCTACCCTTCCACTCGATTTTGTGTTGGTACCGTGGACAGATCAAGCCTTTGATAACGGTGCGTTGGGAGGGGCATTGGCTTACACTATTACCGAGCTGGGTATTCTGGTTGCTGCCATCATGGCCTTGCCGAAAGGGACGCTCGGTGCGCAGAATTGGCGGGTAGCAGTATTGACCGGTGTAGCCGGGATTGGGATGGTTGCGGCGATTTGGTGGCTGCGTGCGACTGCGTTCTTCTTGCTCGGTGTGCCGCTCGGTGCAGTTGTTTATATTGGGTTGGTACTGGCCTTCCGTGCGCTACCGAACGAGGAGATGACGCTGATCAAAGAGGCGCTGGTCAAGGTGCTCGAACGGCTTCCGTTTGTGCGTCGTCGGCCAGGTCGTGTTAGGGTAGGTTAG
- a CDS encoding fumarylacetoacetate hydrolase family protein, which yields MKLLTYRYDGFERVGALRGDEVIDLSLVAASMLALIEGGPLLLAEARKVVEEAAGGPALAAVELRAPIPRPRKNIICLGMNYAAHAIESLRAKGLPEKLPQHPVFFSKMPTAVNHPNAPVPLLAHVSTQRDWEVELAVVIGRQGRDIPASEAYEYVFGYTILNDVSARDLQSRHQQFFYSKSLDGSAPMGPWIVTADEIPDPHALGIRLRLNGELVQNSVTRDMIFDIPTCIATFSRGVTLEPGDIIATGTPAGVGMGMTPQRWLKAGDVMEAEIDGIGVLRNVVVE from the coding sequence ATGAAATTGTTGACGTACCGATACGACGGATTTGAACGTGTAGGCGCGCTGCGCGGTGATGAGGTGATCGATCTGTCGCTGGTGGCAGCATCAATGTTGGCGCTCATTGAGGGCGGACCGTTGCTGTTGGCCGAAGCGCGTAAGGTGGTGGAGGAAGCCGCCGGTGGGCCGGCATTGGCCGCCGTTGAGCTGCGCGCACCGATCCCTCGACCACGCAAGAATATCATCTGTCTGGGGATGAACTACGCTGCCCACGCCATTGAATCCTTGCGTGCGAAGGGGTTACCCGAAAAATTGCCGCAACATCCGGTCTTTTTCAGCAAGATGCCTACGGCTGTGAATCATCCAAATGCGCCGGTCCCGCTGTTGGCGCACGTGTCAACGCAGCGCGACTGGGAGGTAGAACTGGCAGTGGTTATCGGACGACAGGGACGCGATATTCCGGCGAGCGAGGCTTACGAGTACGTGTTCGGCTATACCATCCTCAATGACGTGAGCGCACGTGATTTGCAGTCACGGCACCAACAGTTCTTCTATAGCAAGAGCCTCGACGGCAGCGCACCAATGGGACCGTGGATCGTTACTGCCGATGAGATTCCCGATCCGCACGCTCTTGGTATTCGCCTCCGCCTCAACGGAGAGTTGGTGCAAAACTCGGTGACCCGCGATATGATCTTCGATATTCCGACCTGTATTGCTACCTTTAGCCGCGGTGTTACGCTCGAACCCGGTGATATTATCGCTACCGGTACTCCCGCCGGTGTCGGTATGGGTATGACGCCGCAGCGTTGGCTTAAGGCCGGCGATGTGATGGAGGCGGAAATCGACGGCATTGGCGTATTGCGGAACGTCGTCGTGGAATAG
- a CDS encoding exopolysaccharide biosynthesis polyprenyl glycosylphosphotransferase gives MRAIKPSQETLDPKSQRMLTIFAERRFQRTRANQRLRFTLSLWVIRTKLLARLKRVLDVSVATVAIILSAPIMVITAIAIKLESPGPVIFKQVRVGKDGEHFYCYKFRSMYVDAEQRLKELQAKNEADGPVFKMKRDPRVTRVGRVIRKLSIDELPQLFNVLKGEMSLVGPRPALPSEVAKYTYEQIGRLHAIPGITGLQQVSGRSDLDFKRWVELDLQYIAEQSIWKDIEILLRTIPAVLLGRGAY, from the coding sequence ATGCGAGCGATCAAACCTTCGCAAGAAACGCTTGATCCGAAAAGTCAGCGTATGCTGACCATTTTTGCCGAACGGCGATTTCAACGCACACGCGCCAATCAGCGCTTGCGCTTCACGTTATCGCTCTGGGTTATTCGTACCAAGCTATTGGCTCGGCTTAAGCGTGTGTTAGATGTCTCGGTAGCTACGGTGGCAATCATCCTCTCGGCGCCGATTATGGTGATAACCGCGATTGCCATCAAACTCGAATCGCCGGGTCCGGTCATCTTCAAGCAAGTGCGGGTTGGGAAAGATGGCGAACATTTCTATTGTTATAAGTTTCGTTCGATGTACGTCGATGCCGAACAACGCCTGAAAGAATTGCAAGCGAAGAACGAAGCCGACGGACCGGTGTTCAAAATGAAGCGCGATCCACGGGTCACGCGGGTTGGGCGTGTGATCCGCAAGTTGAGTATCGATGAGCTGCCGCAACTCTTTAACGTCTTGAAAGGTGAAATGAGCCTCGTAGGACCGCGACCGGCACTGCCGAGCGAGGTCGCAAAATATACCTACGAGCAGATTGGTCGTCTCCACGCTATTCCCGGCATCACCGGCTTGCAGCAGGTATCGGGGCGCAGTGATCTCGACTTCAAGCGGTGGGTTGAACTTGATCTGCAATACATTGCTGAGCAGAGTATTTGGAAGGATATCGAGATCTTGCTCCGCACCATTCCGGCGGTTTTACTGGGTCGCGGTGCATACTGA
- a CDS encoding glycosyltransferase family 2 protein, with protein sequence MSTPSVDVVISTYGRGAAIDATIASIRQSTYPLFTLWVLDQSEDNRTEECVRRYADLDPRIRYLRRPVRGISATRNAGAAMGSAPYILFTNDDCVLDPDWIGGLVAELRDERVWLAFGAVLPGPHLTDTDELVLGTCNGVRRVFRDNRFNLGFGHGHNMGVRRDAFERLGGFDELIGAGAPLGAWEERDLGYRALKAGGWIVFTPQAVAYHHHWQSWQGVRRSFRSYGIGAGAIAGKYVRCGDLGGLVLLSEWLLSQGLRQIVSGIIKWRRRDKVLLGLDQLYYPFVGLRKSWQYPVNRAACRYAPFEQVSGDRSQRGVLP encoded by the coding sequence ATGAGTACGCCGTCAGTGGATGTGGTCATTTCGACCTATGGGCGAGGCGCCGCAATCGACGCTACTATCGCCAGTATTCGCCAAAGTACGTATCCCCTCTTTACCCTGTGGGTTCTTGACCAGAGCGAAGATAACCGCACAGAAGAGTGTGTTCGCCGCTATGCCGATCTCGACCCGCGCATTCGCTATCTACGGCGGCCGGTGCGTGGTATTTCGGCGACGCGCAATGCCGGAGCGGCAATGGGTAGCGCGCCGTATATCCTGTTCACCAACGACGATTGTGTGCTCGATCCGGATTGGATCGGTGGTCTGGTAGCCGAGTTGCGTGATGAACGGGTTTGGCTAGCATTTGGTGCAGTGCTGCCGGGGCCACACCTGACCGATACCGATGAGTTAGTCCTTGGTACGTGCAACGGGGTGCGCCGCGTGTTTCGGGACAATCGGTTTAATTTGGGTTTCGGTCATGGCCACAACATGGGGGTGCGGCGCGATGCGTTTGAGCGGCTCGGCGGTTTTGATGAGCTGATTGGGGCAGGTGCGCCGCTTGGGGCGTGGGAAGAGCGCGATCTAGGGTACCGCGCTCTCAAGGCTGGTGGCTGGATTGTCTTTACACCGCAAGCGGTTGCATACCATCACCATTGGCAAAGTTGGCAGGGGGTACGGCGGAGTTTTCGTTCCTACGGGATTGGTGCCGGCGCCATTGCCGGCAAATATGTGCGCTGTGGGGATCTTGGTGGGCTGGTGTTGTTGAGTGAGTGGCTTTTGAGCCAAGGGTTACGTCAGATTGTGTCGGGCATTATCAAATGGCGTCGCCGCGATAAAGTACTGCTCGGTCTTGACCAACTCTATTACCCCTTCGTCGGCCTCAGGAAGAGCTGGCAATATCCGGTGAATCGGGCTGCTTGCCGTTATGCACCGTTTGAACAGGTATCCGGTGATCGGTCTCAGAGAGGAGTTTTGCCGTGA
- a CDS encoding sugar transferase translates to MTIALLIATAEDRRLSPLTDVLPNVLLPIVDRPVMATTVEILARAGVKRILIALYEQSAPITAAFGSGKRWGVEIEYVTLNEAWADGGALRWVGPLINETCLVLPGHAIIDLPIEEALAYHQQSGAMITAITHAPHKQWKTPGAIVTGNGLIEAILPDMSEPHAVALTEAYIIEPPLLSQIPLRTRYRIATDLLPRLLEQDIPIQSFLLQGYWNPLHTLADYHAAQQVFLYSAYRALDPTITDGPVETVRYPSIGGRKIAPGIWVGRNDSIHPGVRIAPPLYIGDNCWVGREAELGPGTVIGAGCMIDDEATVTASTIWADTYVGQLVNINQRIVYPGMVIDPETGEQTAIVDPFLIGRVSAATAGMGRLAGTLNRIGALIALIVLSPLWLLTGLLATIGSGGRPLVGVPRVGERVMLPNGQTTLRSFTLWRWRTRHPDGRYLWFGAWLEAYEFHRLPELLNLVRGDVQLVGVKPLTPQEAERLREEWQQRRHEIVPGVTGLWYLQAADDDLDAVIIADVYYSATHTWQGDLNLLIRTPIAWYRRVKAKRTSGRIVTADLAPPQSR, encoded by the coding sequence ATGACGATAGCCCTCTTGATAGCGACAGCAGAGGATCGGCGGTTATCCCCACTGACCGATGTCTTGCCAAATGTGTTACTCCCGATTGTTGATCGTCCGGTGATGGCGACAACGGTTGAGATACTGGCGCGTGCCGGTGTCAAGCGCATCCTGATAGCCTTATACGAACAGAGCGCGCCGATCACGGCTGCGTTTGGCAGTGGTAAACGATGGGGGGTGGAGATTGAATACGTGACGCTCAACGAAGCGTGGGCCGATGGGGGTGCATTGCGTTGGGTAGGGCCGTTGATTAACGAGACGTGTCTTGTGCTACCGGGTCACGCAATCATCGATTTGCCCATCGAGGAGGCACTGGCCTATCATCAACAGAGTGGGGCAATGATCACTGCCATCACCCATGCTCCGCATAAGCAATGGAAAACGCCGGGAGCGATTGTAACCGGCAATGGCTTGATTGAGGCCATCCTCCCCGATATGTCTGAGCCACATGCCGTAGCTTTGACCGAGGCGTATATTATTGAACCGCCCCTCTTGAGCCAGATTCCACTGCGTACTCGCTATCGGATTGCCACCGATCTCCTCCCACGTCTCCTTGAGCAAGACATTCCGATACAGAGTTTTCTGTTGCAGGGCTATTGGAATCCCTTGCATACCCTAGCCGATTACCACGCAGCGCAACAGGTTTTTCTCTACAGTGCCTATCGTGCCCTTGATCCGACGATCACCGATGGACCGGTCGAGACGGTCCGATACCCTTCGATCGGTGGGCGTAAGATTGCACCTGGGATTTGGGTGGGGCGAAACGACTCGATCCATCCTGGTGTCCGCATCGCACCACCACTGTACATTGGTGACAACTGTTGGGTCGGGCGTGAAGCCGAACTCGGTCCCGGTACGGTCATTGGTGCAGGGTGCATGATCGACGATGAAGCTACGGTCACCGCGAGCACGATTTGGGCCGATACCTATGTTGGTCAGTTGGTCAATATCAATCAGCGGATCGTCTATCCCGGTATGGTTATTGATCCGGAGACCGGTGAGCAGACGGCCATCGTCGATCCATTCTTGATCGGGCGGGTATCGGCGGCTACCGCCGGGATGGGACGGCTGGCCGGCACGCTCAATCGGATCGGCGCTCTGATTGCCCTGATCGTGCTCAGCCCGTTATGGTTACTGACGGGGTTATTGGCGACTATTGGCAGTGGTGGCCGGCCACTGGTAGGTGTACCGCGGGTTGGTGAACGGGTGATGTTGCCAAACGGCCAAACGACCCTGCGTTCCTTCACCCTCTGGCGATGGCGCACTCGTCACCCCGACGGACGGTACCTCTGGTTTGGGGCTTGGCTAGAGGCCTATGAGTTCCACCGCTTGCCTGAATTGTTAAACTTGGTACGGGGTGATGTACAACTGGTTGGGGTCAAACCACTGACCCCGCAAGAAGCTGAACGGTTGCGCGAAGAGTGGCAGCAGCGGCGGCACGAGATTGTTCCCGGTGTGACCGGTTTGTGGTATCTCCAAGCTGCCGATGATGATCTGGATGCAGTGATTATAGCCGATGTATACTACAGCGCAACGCATACCTGGCAAGGTGATTTGAATCTGTTGATCCGCACTCCAATTGCCTGGTACCGTCGGGTAAAGGCGAAGCGAACAAGCGGTCGGATTGTCACCGCCGATCTCGCGCCACCACAAAGCCGGTGA
- a CDS encoding ATP-binding protein, whose amino-acid sequence MSLQHSEVIRLDLPARYAYLRLLSETIAEMLRQIGAHNETLIYNVQLAAHEVCTNIVSHAYRHWRDGEGRIRITLTLHPQPPRLEIDLHDTGETFEPESVPQPNLNEAQIHGYGLFLIRHLMDRVSYTSRPDGNHWHLMKHLA is encoded by the coding sequence GTGAGCCTGCAACACAGTGAAGTAATCCGGCTCGATTTGCCGGCTCGCTATGCCTACTTGCGCTTGCTGAGCGAAACAATTGCCGAAATGCTCCGGCAGATCGGTGCGCACAACGAAACATTGATCTATAATGTGCAATTAGCAGCCCACGAAGTCTGTACCAATATTGTCAGTCATGCCTATCGGCATTGGCGTGACGGTGAGGGTCGGATTCGAATCACGCTCACTCTTCATCCCCAACCGCCGCGACTAGAGATTGATCTGCACGATACCGGCGAAACGTTTGAGCCGGAATCGGTGCCGCAGCCCAATCTGAACGAGGCACAAATTCACGGTTATGGGCTGTTTCTTATCCGTCATTTGATGGATCGAGTGAGTTATACGTCGCGTCCTGATGGGAATCACTGGCATCTGATGAAACATCTTGCATAA